In the genome of Erpetoichthys calabaricus chromosome 18, fErpCal1.3, whole genome shotgun sequence, the window atatgtaaggcactatatgatagatagatagatagatagatagatagatagatagatagatagatagatagatagtatttggtatagtaggcacgattatatagatatgaaaggcactatatgatagatagatagtatttggtatagtaggcatgattatatagatatgaaaggcactatgtaactagcacattagatagatagatatgtaaggcactatatgatagataactGCATACACAtagttatatatacatacactaaaGAGAGTGTAAGAAACAGAGCTACATAgatataaaatgcatgtattggatagacagatatgaatactttatatataataagATAATATATAAAAAGATAGCAAAATAGGTAGATAGGAAAAAATTAGGATATACAGATatgaaaaatgttatatataagatagatagacatatatgAGGGGCACTGTGAatgagatagacagacagaaaaggagtgtgtgtttattttatatatatatatatatatatatatatatatatatatatatatatatatatatatatatatatataatacagtgtatatatacacaaccccaattccaatgaagttgggacgttgtgtaaaacgtaaataaaaacagaatacaatgatttgcaaatccttttcaacctatactcaattgaatacactacgaagaccagatatcgaatgttcaaactgataaactttattgtcgTTTTGCAAATCTtccctcattttgaatttgatgcctgcaacacgttccataAAAGCTGGGACAGGAGCCTGTTTACCACAGTGtcatatcacctttccttttaacaacactcaataagcgtttgggaactgaggacactaattgttgaagctgtgtaggtggaattgtttcccattcttgcttgatgtacaacttcagttgctcaacagtccggggtctccgttgtcgtattttgcgcttcataatgcaccacacattttcaatgggagacaggtgtgGACTGCAGGCCGGCCAGTctcgtacccgcactcttttactacgaagacacgctgttgtaacacatgcagaatgtggcttcgcattgtcctgctgaaataagcagggacgtccctgaaaaagacgtcgcttggatggcagcatatgttgctccaaaacctctatgtacctttcagcattaatggtaccttcacagatgtgcaagttacccatgccatgggcactaacacacctcCATACTATCACAGATGCTGGATTTTGAACTTTGCGTTGATAACAATccagatggtccttttcctctttggcctggtggacacgacgtccatgatttccaaaaacaatatgaaatgtagactcgtcagaccacagcacacttttgcactttgcgtcagtccatctcagatgaactcaggcccagagaagccggcggcgtttctgggtgttgttgatatatggctttcgctttgtgtcgtagagttttaacttgcatttgtagatgtagcgatgaactgtgttaactgacaatggtgttctgaagtattcctgagcccacgtggtaatatcctttacagaatgatgtcggtttttaatgcagtgccgcctgagggatcaaaGGTCacggcatccagtgttggtattcggccttgctacttacgtgcagagatttctccagattctttgaatcttttgatgatattatggacagtagatgatgaaatccctagattccttgcaattgtatgatgagaaacgttgttcttaaactgctggactatttgcccacgcagttgttcacaaagtggtgaacctcgccccgtccttgcttgtgaacgactgagccttttggggatgctccttttatacccaaacaccagtttccaattaacctgttcacctgtggaatgttcacaacaggtgttttttgaacattcctcaactttcccagtcttttgctgtcCCTGTCCCAGCTGttttggaacatgttgcaggcatcaaattcaaaatgagtgaagatttgcaaaacaacaataaagtttatcagtttgaacattcgatatcttgtctttgtagtgtactCAATTGAGTATAggctgaaaaggatttgcaaatcattgtattctgtttttatttacgttttacacaaagtctcaacttcattggaattggggttgatGTTATTGGAATTGGAATTGTGAGttgatatatagatgtatatagtgCTATGCATCTAATAATATATAGTGCTCTGCATCTAATTAccagtatgtttatatatatttatatattatatatatatggaagagaaggtctgtgatacggtttgcatatttctacaaagggagaaaatgaatcaggtATCATAAACACACCAGGTAATTAGATGTagagcactatacagtataatattagaTGTAGAtcactatataatattattagatgaagagcactatacaatatTAGATGtagagcactatataatattagatgtagagcactatataatattattagatGTAGAtcactatataatattattagatgtagagcactatataatattagATGTAGATCACTATACAATATTAGATGTAGATCACTATATAATATTAGATGtagagcactatataatattagATGTAGAGCACTATACAATATTAGATGTAGAtcactatataatattattagatctagagcactatataatattagATGTAGatcactgtataatattattagaTGTAGAGCACTATACAATATTAGATGtagagcactatataatattagatgtagagcactatataatagatacataagtTACTATATAAACTAGAATGTTTCTTCACTTCATTCTGTCGCCACTCTTTGTTAAATCTACTTACTATCCTTTTCAGCTTTCCTAGCCAGACCccatattcataataataatcaaatttcCATTTTCAGCTCTAAATGAGGAACACAAATAAGTCCATCCTAACCCCCCTGACCCACCCGTCTCTTCTGCCCTTGAATCCCCCCCTGTGGCAGTTCTGTCCACCAGATATCACTATATAATATTAGATGTAGAGCACTATACAATATTAGATGTAATATTATTAGATGtagagcactatataatattagATGTAGAGCACTATACAATATTAGATGTAGATCACTATATAATATTAGATGTAGAGCACTATACAATATTAGATGTAGAtcactatataatattattagatgtagagcactatataatattagATGTAGAGCACTATACAATATTAGATGTAGATCACTATATAATATTAGATGTAGAGCACTATACAATATTAGATGTAGAt includes:
- the LOC127526224 gene encoding dynein heavy chain-like produces the protein HLILYSALHLILYSALHLILYSALHLIILYSALHLILYSDLHLILYSALHLILYSALHLILYSALHLIILYSDLHLILYSALHLILYSDLHLILYSALHLILYSALHLIILYSDLHLILYSALHLILYSDLHLILYSALHLILYSALHLIILHLIFALHLILYSALHLILYSALHLIILYSDLHLILYSALDLIILYSDLHLILYSALHLILYSALHLILYSDLHLILYSDLHLILYSALHLIILYSDLHLIILYSALHLILYSALHLILYSALHLIILYSDLHLILYCIYLSIYHIVPYISI